In Streptomyces sp. NBC_00414, a single window of DNA contains:
- a CDS encoding TMEM165/GDT1 family protein produces the protein MHLDPLAILTAFGLIFLAELPDKTMFASLAMGTRMRPLYVWFGTSTAFIVHVAIAVGAGSLIGLLPDWTVKSVSAALFAFGAFMLLRGGGDYDEEDAGGRTVTGFWPVYTTAFMAVFISEWGDLTQITTANLAATNGVASVAVGSAAALMSVSALALLAGRFIAKRVPLKTVQRVGGICMLGLAVWSVVEIFAG, from the coding sequence ATGCATCTCGACCCCCTGGCGATCCTCACCGCCTTCGGGCTGATCTTCCTCGCCGAGCTGCCGGACAAGACGATGTTCGCGTCGCTGGCCATGGGCACCCGCATGAGGCCCCTCTACGTGTGGTTCGGCACGTCCACCGCGTTCATCGTGCATGTCGCCATCGCGGTCGGCGCCGGGAGCCTCATCGGCCTGCTGCCCGACTGGACCGTCAAGTCGGTCTCGGCCGCCCTCTTCGCGTTCGGCGCCTTCATGCTGCTGCGCGGCGGCGGGGACTACGACGAGGAGGATGCCGGCGGCCGGACCGTCACCGGTTTCTGGCCCGTCTACACGACCGCCTTCATGGCCGTCTTCATCAGCGAGTGGGGCGATCTGACACAGATCACGACGGCCAACCTCGCCGCCACCAACGGGGTCGCGTCCGTGGCCGTCGGTTCGGCGGCGGCCCTCATGTCGGTCTCCGCGCTCGCGCTGCTGGCCGGCCGTTTCATCGCCAAGCGCGTTCCCCTGAAGACCGTGCAGCGCGTGGGCGGCATCTGCATGCTCGGCCTCGCCGTCTGGTCGGTGGTGGAGATCTTCGCGGGCTGA
- a CDS encoding SseB family protein, producing MTGAPDEDTADVILQALSALAHDGGDRHARATLADSAVLIPSYGSDAGGDSVKLILPVKERTVLVFTSEARMVHSLPDVLYYCLVPLGTLPAHWPERNPSLTIDAGSPESVMLTAEGVRVLLADGAAGG from the coding sequence ATGACCGGCGCACCCGACGAAGACACCGCCGACGTGATCCTGCAGGCCCTGAGCGCCCTGGCCCATGACGGAGGGGACCGGCACGCGCGGGCGACGCTGGCAGACAGCGCCGTACTGATCCCGTCCTACGGCTCCGACGCCGGCGGGGACTCCGTGAAGCTGATCCTGCCGGTGAAGGAGCGGACCGTGCTGGTCTTCACCTCGGAGGCACGCATGGTCCACTCCCTGCCGGACGTCCTCTACTACTGTCTCGTCCCGCTCGGCACGCTCCCCGCGCACTGGCCAGAGAGGAACCCCTCCCTGACCATCGACGCCGGCTCGCCGGAGAGCGTGATGCTGACCGCCGAGGGGGTGCGGGTACTGCTCGCCGACGGTGCCGCCGGTGGCTGA
- a CDS encoding LacI family DNA-binding transcriptional regulator: MTMSQSGGRRRPPTIHDVAREAGVSRGTVSRVLNGGHYVSPGAQEAVNAAIRKTGYVVNRHARSLITGRSDSIGFLLTEPQERFFEDPNFNVLLRGCTQALAAHDIPLLLMLAGTEDERRRITRYITAGHVDGVLLVSSHSGDPVAEQLRDAGVPLVMCGKPIGVGSKISYVAADDRDGARDMVRHLVSLGRRRVGMVTGPLDTPGGVERLAGYREVLTEAGIDLDERLVTSGDYSRASGEAGAELLLERTPDMDAVFVASDLMAQGVLSALHRAGRSVPGDVAVGGFDDSSAAVAASPELTTIRQPYDRISSEMVRVLLAQIGGEDPAAVILPTELVKRQST; the protein is encoded by the coding sequence GTGACCATGAGCCAATCGGGGGGCCGGCGCCGACCGCCGACGATTCACGATGTCGCGCGCGAGGCGGGAGTGTCCCGGGGCACCGTGTCACGCGTCCTGAACGGCGGGCACTATGTGAGCCCCGGTGCCCAGGAAGCGGTCAACGCCGCCATCCGCAAGACGGGTTACGTCGTGAACCGGCACGCCCGCTCGCTGATCACCGGACGCTCGGACTCGATCGGCTTCCTGCTCACCGAGCCGCAGGAGAGGTTCTTCGAGGACCCCAACTTCAATGTCCTGCTGCGCGGTTGCACCCAGGCACTCGCGGCGCACGACATCCCGCTGCTGCTGATGCTGGCGGGCACCGAGGACGAGCGGCGCCGCATCACGCGGTACATCACGGCGGGCCATGTCGACGGGGTGCTGCTGGTCTCCAGCCACTCCGGCGACCCGGTGGCCGAGCAACTGCGCGACGCCGGTGTGCCGCTCGTCATGTGCGGCAAGCCCATCGGCGTCGGCTCCAAGATCAGTTACGTGGCCGCGGACGACCGGGACGGCGCCCGCGACATGGTGCGCCACCTGGTGTCGCTCGGCCGGCGCCGGGTGGGCATGGTGACCGGCCCGCTGGACACCCCCGGCGGTGTCGAGCGCCTCGCCGGCTACCGGGAGGTGCTCACCGAGGCGGGCATCGACCTGGACGAACGCCTCGTCACCTCCGGCGACTACAGCCGGGCCAGCGGCGAGGCGGGCGCCGAGCTCCTCCTGGAGCGTACGCCGGACATGGACGCGGTCTTCGTGGCCTCCGACCTGATGGCGCAGGGCGTGCTGAGCGCACTGCACCGGGCGGGCCGGAGCGTCCCCGGGGACGTGGCGGTGGGCGGCTTCGACGACTCCTCCGCGGCGGTCGCGGCGAGCCCCGAACTCACCACGATCCGCCAGCCCTACGACCGCATCAGCTCCGAGATGGTCCGGGTGCTGCTCGCGCAGATCGGCGGCGAGGACCCGGCGGCGGTGATCCTGCCGACGGAGCTGGTGAAGCGCCAGTCGACCTGA
- a CDS encoding carbohydrate ABC transporter permease, with protein sequence MSSLAVRKAAPAASTTPGTAQGPPPRRRIAFVPTVTLLIGAVYCLLPVAWVVIAATKSGSELFSTFTFLPGTGFTENIKDLNAYRDGVYWKWMGNSALYAGLGALLSTVVSAFSGYALAMYRFRGRETVFNILLAGVLMPPVILAVPQYLLMAKADLTDSYASVLLPLVLSPYGVYLARIYSAAAVPTDVVEAGRMDGASELRIFTRIALPMMVPGLVTVFLFQFVAVWNNFLLPYIMLSDDEKFPITLGLFTLLEQGSNTPALYTLVITGALLAVIPLVALFLVIQRFWSLDLLSGAVKS encoded by the coding sequence ATGAGTTCTCTTGCCGTCCGCAAGGCGGCCCCGGCCGCAAGTACGACGCCCGGCACCGCCCAGGGGCCGCCGCCCCGCCGCCGGATCGCCTTCGTCCCGACGGTGACCCTGCTCATCGGCGCGGTCTACTGCCTGCTGCCGGTGGCCTGGGTGGTGATCGCGGCGACCAAGTCGGGCAGCGAGCTGTTCTCGACGTTCACGTTCCTGCCGGGCACGGGCTTCACCGAGAACATCAAGGACCTCAACGCCTACCGCGACGGCGTGTACTGGAAGTGGATGGGGAACTCCGCCCTCTACGCGGGCCTCGGTGCCCTCCTGTCGACGGTCGTCTCCGCGTTCAGCGGATACGCCCTCGCCATGTACCGCTTCCGTGGCCGCGAGACCGTCTTCAACATCCTCCTCGCCGGCGTGCTGATGCCACCGGTGATCCTCGCCGTCCCGCAGTACCTGCTCATGGCCAAGGCCGACCTCACGGATTCGTACGCGTCCGTGCTGCTGCCGCTGGTCCTGTCCCCGTACGGCGTGTATCTCGCGCGGATCTACTCCGCCGCGGCCGTGCCCACCGACGTCGTCGAGGCGGGGCGGATGGACGGGGCGAGCGAGCTGCGGATCTTCACACGGATCGCGCTGCCCATGATGGTGCCCGGCCTGGTGACGGTCTTCCTGTTCCAGTTCGTGGCGGTGTGGAACAACTTCCTGCTGCCGTACATCATGCTCAGCGACGACGAGAAGTTCCCGATCACCCTCGGGCTGTTCACCCTCCTCGAACAGGGCTCCAACACTCCGGCCCTCTATACGCTGGTGATCACCGGCGCGCTGCTCGCGGTGATCCCGCTCGTCGCGCTCTTCCTGGTCATCCAGCGGTTCTGGAGTCTTGATCTGCTGTCGGGAGCCGTAAAGTCGTGA
- a CDS encoding carbohydrate ABC transporter permease: MTSARRNRKSYGVKGAPYAFLLPATILFALFFALPIGYAVWLSLHKVQVKGLGLGAGARSEVWAGFENYSDSLTDPELLAGALRVLGYGAVVVPVMLGLALLFALMLDTERVRLAPVTRLAIFLPYAIPGVVAAMLWGFLYLPDVSPFYFVLDRLGLPQPDLLDGGPLYIALSNIAVWGGTGFNMIVIYTSLRAIPTEVYEAAKLDGATPLQTALRIKIPMVVPSLVLTFFFSIIATLQVFSEPTTLKPLTNSVSTTWSPLMKVYQDAFGKGDIHSAAATAVIIAIVTLVLSFGFLRAANSRNKQEAAR; encoded by the coding sequence GTGACAAGCGCACGCCGGAACCGGAAGTCGTACGGGGTCAAGGGGGCCCCGTACGCCTTCCTCCTCCCCGCGACGATCCTCTTCGCCCTCTTCTTCGCACTGCCCATCGGCTACGCGGTCTGGCTCAGCCTGCACAAGGTGCAGGTCAAGGGCCTGGGTCTGGGAGCGGGTGCGCGGTCTGAGGTCTGGGCGGGCTTCGAGAACTACAGCGACTCCCTCACCGACCCCGAACTGCTCGCCGGAGCCCTGCGGGTGCTCGGGTACGGCGCCGTCGTCGTCCCGGTGATGCTCGGGCTCGCCCTGCTCTTCGCGCTGATGCTCGACACCGAGCGGGTCCGTCTCGCGCCGGTCACCCGGCTCGCGATCTTCCTGCCGTACGCCATCCCCGGTGTCGTCGCGGCGATGCTCTGGGGCTTCCTCTACCTGCCGGACGTCAGCCCCTTCTACTTCGTCCTCGACCGGCTGGGCCTGCCGCAGCCGGACCTGCTGGACGGCGGGCCGCTCTACATCGCCCTGTCCAACATCGCGGTGTGGGGCGGCACCGGCTTCAACATGATCGTCATCTACACCTCGCTGCGGGCCATCCCCACCGAGGTGTACGAGGCGGCGAAGCTCGACGGCGCCACCCCGCTGCAGACCGCGCTCCGGATCAAGATCCCGATGGTGGTGCCCTCGCTGGTGCTCACCTTCTTCTTCTCGATCATCGCGACGCTCCAGGTGTTCAGCGAGCCGACCACGCTCAAGCCCCTCACCAACTCCGTCTCCACGACCTGGAGTCCGCTGATGAAGGTGTACCAGGACGCCTTCGGCAAGGGCGACATCCACTCCGCCGCGGCGACCGCGGTGATCATCGCGATCGTCACGCTGGTCCTGTCCTTCGGCTTCCTGCGGGCCGCGAACTCCCGTAACAAGCAGGAGGCAGCGCGATGA